DNA from Onthophagus taurus isolate NC chromosome 2, IU_Otau_3.0, whole genome shotgun sequence:
ttacttaataattttttggttttatccCATGCTGTATGTACTTtatataagataatattaatttatggatgttaatttttttttaaggatttgaagaagtataatttttattattggtttGCTTTTCTGGCacacaatttaattgaaaCTGAGATATTGAATGCAGTTTCTATCagttctttaattaatgaaaataaggtaatttttttattataaattatatttataataaattttattttattatttttttagttagcagatttgtataaaaaatacagtgatttatctataaataacaaaacatactttataataaaaaatatagatgATTTACATGTCCTAACATTAAAAGATGGTTTAAAACTAAATGATCTCAACAACTCTGAGTATTTATTTGCATTTTCTGATCCATCcggtttaaaagaaaacccTGGATGGCCAATTCGAAATTATATAATGTTTCTTTCTTTCCAttggtaatttaaaaagataaaataatattaattcttttctaaattgCTCAAAATGTTATTGTAGCAAACAATTACAGAATAAGCGAGTAAAATTCGTGGGATTACGTTTGAAAGCAAAAGGACCAGAAATTTCTTGTTTGGAAAGTGTGATTTGGGAAGCTTTTATACCTAATTGTTTTCAATCTTTATCTGAAAGTGGAAAATCTTGGATTGGGTATGAAGTCAATGAAAGAGGTAAAATGGGACCTCGATTAGCTAAAATGAAAGATTCCATGTCACCAATGAGGTACTTTTttgttagtatttatttaaaaaaataaataaaattgtttatttagttTAGCTGATTCAGcagttgatttaaatttgaaattaatgaaatggAGATTATTACCTGAAATTAATTTGGATAAAATTAAGGAGACTAAATGTCTTTTACTTGGAGCTGGTACTTTGGGTTGTTCAGTTGCTAGAAATCTTTTGGTAGGTTACTCCCCAGAAACCCACCAAGGTCTAAAACATCTCTCATTAATGTCTAAATTATTATGTTAACATTAAtcttaactttttattatcttattagGGATGGGGCGTAAGAACAATTAATTTCGTTGATAATACCACAGTATCTTATTCAAATCCAGTAAGACAAAGTTTGTACACTTTTGAAGATAGCGCATCTAATAAATCTAAAGCTTTAGCAGCTGCAGAAAATCTTAAAAAGATCTTCCCTGGTGTTGTaagttacttttaaaattcaatttctaTATTTACAGGGTTTTAAAAGTGGTatattaaacgtttttttcctaaaaacttattttgatAGAAAATTGTAAGAGATGAATCTTGTTGTctcattttgaaatattattaatgtttatgtTATGTTATTCAAccaattaatttgatttgttttttagAATTCTGAAGGTTATAACTTTACTATTCCAATGCCTGGTCATCCAGTCGGTCAAAGTTTATTAGATCACACAAAAGATTCTATAGAAAAAATCACAAATCTTATCCAAGAACACGACATCATTTTTCTACTTATGGATTCGCGAGAAAGTAGATGGTTACCTACAGTTTTAGGACGAACTATGCATAAAGtaataatacaaaagaaatatatacttttttttattgaatattcTTTTATGTATCTGTTAGATTGTTGTTAATGCAGCGCTGGGTTTTGATACTTACTTAATAATGAGACATGGAGTAAAAGTATTAACAGAAAAGAAATTGGAGGGTATTGATAAAACTTCTGAGTTAAAATGCGTCCCAGGAAGTCAACTtggatgttatttttgtaatgataTAACAGCACCTGGAGatgtaagaaaattattatgatgGTGTATCTACAAaagaatcaataaatattaagagatttattctttattgaattagaagaataataatctaatctttgttgatgttttttaaataacactgTAGTAATACTTAACTGAAAAACTCTTAATTTTTAGTCATTAAAAGATCGAACTTTAGACCAACAATGCACAGTAACAAGACCAGGAGTTGCTAATATAGCTGGTGCTTTAGCTGTTGAACTTGCAATCTCTGTACTACAACATAAAGAAgggtaaaatataaaaaaacaatattttataataaattttaattaattacttatttttaaattagtccTGGAGCCCCAGCTTTTTATACAACTTCAAAATCTGCTGATATAAGTCGTGAAAATGAGACGTCTTTAGGTATTTTACCACATTCAATACGAGGTTTTCTTTCGCTTTTTACTCACATTTTACCCGCAACTGAACGTTATAACCAATGCATTGCTTGTTCTGACGTTGTAATCAATGAAATCTTAGAAGGGGGTAcagattttataataaaggtCTGCaacgattcgaaatatttagaAGAATTAACTGGATTAAGTAAAATGTATTCTGAAAACTTAAACATGGAGGTTTGtatcgaaaattatttaattcgtgtattaataacttatttttgtttataggAATGGGATCTCAGTGAAACAGAAGACTAAAAAATAAGGCTGATTGAAAATACTTTTGTGCCTAGTTCAATATGAGAgcttaaaaaattgatattgctaaattatatttattttgttgattattttatatatttaagcATTTAAATTTGTGCTTTaactaaaaagaattataataGAGCTTATAAGCACACCTCCTTtgcttatttattttcataaaattcacttaTATATATTAAAGACATCAAAAGACTGATTTGAAGCTTTTTAAAAGCTAAATTTGCACTTTATAATGAGagtaaatcacatttttacataaaacgatttaataaatgtgttaattaaaacataattgttgatttttttaattaaaaataatacagcATGAGTcgttgaatttaaaaacagttttattaaaagctTTCTTTGCGCAAACgcataaaattagtaaaaagtTTCGATAGAATTCACTGAGTATAGGAAAATAAAAGGGGAATTCCATCGTTTCAAACTGGTTTTATACTCAAAACTACTTTCCGAACTTGAAATCACCGATGCGATGCGAAAAATTGTCCAATGAGCGAAAAGACGCGTTCACAAAGCATCGTCTTGTTTATATGTAGTCGCGAGTTGcctttgttgaaataaaacatgaATTTGCCGATTATATCGCTTAAAACggttaaaatacaaattgaaATGTAGATTTGTTAATTTGAAGTAGTGAAACTCTGTGGCGGGTACAAGAGATAGCGCTAGTTGTGCCGTATAAAGCGGGCTGCGCAGTAGAAAGGTTTGTCGGTAGAGGCGCCAAACAAATATTTCGGATTCTTGGCATACCGCAATTGCAGGTTTGACCGAAATGTCAAATTCTTCACAGAGTTTTGCTTGTTAGTGCAGTAAATAGTGTCAATAAAGGGGTTTAAAGGTGTTTTCGTGTCGTTCGAGTGACGGCTGATCTGATTTGTGTTATAACCTTGTGGGTAAGTTAAAGAATTTTCTAAGGGGTTGAATAAAACACGTGATACAAGAGCGAGTATTGATTTTTGGGGTGGTATTTAAATGGTTTTAGAGATAGGGGCGGTTGTTGAAGGTCCCTTATCGTTGTGAAAGACGAGTGTCGTCATTGTCGCTAATTATTTGGCACGAGGACTGGCGcagtttttcaatttaattgacGACATTCCTTTGAAACGCGTACCGCGAAGACGCagtatgtttattttattgttaatttaccGGTTGTTTTCGCGTTTTCGCTTGAATCTCTTGTAAATGGATCGATCGTCACCGTCGAGAAAAACGATTGACGGTATTGGAATTCCAATTATTTTGCGCAATTGAGGTCACCAATTTTCACAGTTTCTTTCCCGCTCCGGTTCGATCGACCACGCTTCGAAATCTTATCGGTgtgtatttattaataatttttttcgtaaaatGCGATGTTAAATATTTGCTTCGCTTGTTTACATTCCCTGTGgaaagagttttttttttcaaaatactcTACGACACTGTGTTTATCTGcgataatattaatttatgataaaagaTTATCTACTCGGCGGGAATGTCCACAAATTGAGTCCgtatctaaaatattttggtgtcATCGTTCAAAACTTTTCTATCCAgacaaaactaattttattcatgTTTATGTTACAGTTTTACATTCATTTTAGAACTCAGCATTTATGTTTTTACGAATCAACTataaactacaaaaaattCCTCTACTAACATATTATACTGAATATTGacaaataatgtattaaatgaaaatatcaaaaacacTTATATTAAAgcgatataacaaaattttattttttttaggtttgtTTTCATTCTCGAGATAATTATCATTAATGTTCAAAACTAAAATTCCTTAATCGGGTTTAATTTATGATGTGTCAATATGGTTGCTACCAATTGATTTCGATATCAATATTTCGGCtttatttgcataaattttatCTCTTTAATATTACCCCCACAAAAATTCTAGTCACAAGAGGTGAGATCAAAAGAATCTGGCGGCGAAGCGGTTCCTATTCAAGTAACCTTTGAACCTCCAAAGCTAGAAAGTGCTCTGGCGCATCAACTCCTATTTCTTTTGTTGAGTGCtatccttttttatatttcctcAGTTGATTATGCTACTCTggtataatattaatatatccATACTCCTCACCTCGGTGTTAATctccctccaacactcccaAAATTTGAAAGTTGCTCCAGC
Protein-coding regions in this window:
- the LOC111426889 gene encoding ubiquitin-like modifier-activating enzyme ATG7 yields the protein MESKQIHDIVPFSSCVNPSFWHKLANLKLDVYKLDETASKVWGYYSNLNCQNKPLLEVDSTSFNSEYTGVKFSLPYHGLLINKNTIEQFKDCDKLEILAKMGQNIQETFKDDRVIEDPSLLNNFLVLSHADLKKYNFYYWFAFLAHNLIETEILNAVSISSLINENKLADLYKKYSDLSINNKTYFIIKNIDDLHVLTLKDGLKLNDLNNSEYLFAFSDPSGLKENPGWPIRNYIMFLSFHCKQLQNKRVKFVGLRLKAKGPEISCLESVIWEAFIPNCFQSLSESGKSWIGYEVNERGKMGPRLAKMKDSMSPMSLADSAVDLNLKLMKWRLLPEINLDKIKETKCLLLGAGTLGCSVARNLLGWGVRTINFVDNTTVSYSNPVRQSLYTFEDSASNKSKALAAAENLKKIFPGVNSEGYNFTIPMPGHPVGQSLLDHTKDSIEKITNLIQEHDIIFLLMDSRESRWLPTVLGRTMHKIVVNAALGFDTYLIMRHGVKVLTEKKLEGIDKTSELKCVPGSQLGCYFCNDITAPGDSLKDRTLDQQCTVTRPGVANIAGALAVELAISVLQHKEGPGAPAFYTTSKSADISRENETSLGILPHSIRGFLSLFTHILPATERYNQCIACSDVVINEILEGGTDFIIKVCNDSKYLEELTGLSKMYSENLNMEEWDLSETED